A genomic stretch from Deltaproteobacteria bacterium includes:
- a CDS encoding glycosyltransferase family 2 protein, translating into MIPSSVKKYLDTRGLCGLWKIAGTQQGGFEGAVVIPSLAETDFLFTTLHALAQNPSELLQRFLIVVVVNHREDAPLSAKMDNHQTLQRLAARKPSRDNLHLAWVDAASSGLELPKKTGGVGLARKIGMDLALPRFDYEKVSPLFISLDADTLVRPDYLSALIRHFQDAKVSGAVIPFCHQPGSTPAEDRAIKRYELFLRAYVLGLSRAGSPYAFHTVGSAMACSAQAYVRMGGMNVRAAGEDFYFLQQLAKTGGISKVKGTVVYPSPRASYRVPFGTGRSITRLLAGENEAVMFYQTACFQILEEWLALIARNLDAPGEEIRVKAERISKDLGAYLDSIRFPAVWQKLQKNFRDRATLLTGFHSWFDGLKTMKLVHHLSAGPLPRCEPDETLPELFQWAGLEPVTGIADQIALLRKIQIGEDYNFNCRR; encoded by the coding sequence ATGATTCCTTCTTCAGTTAAAAAGTATTTAGATACCCGTGGCCTCTGTGGCCTTTGGAAGATTGCCGGAACCCAGCAAGGGGGATTTGAAGGAGCGGTGGTTATCCCTTCTTTGGCGGAAACCGATTTCTTGTTTACGACCTTGCATGCTCTGGCCCAAAATCCGTCAGAGCTTCTGCAGCGGTTTTTAATCGTGGTAGTTGTAAACCATCGTGAGGATGCTCCCCTCTCCGCTAAAATGGATAACCATCAAACCCTGCAAAGGCTCGCAGCCAGGAAGCCTTCCCGGGACAATCTCCATTTAGCCTGGGTGGACGCAGCTTCTTCTGGACTTGAATTGCCCAAAAAAACGGGAGGAGTGGGGTTAGCTCGCAAGATTGGAATGGACTTGGCCCTTCCCCGGTTCGACTACGAGAAGGTCTCCCCGCTGTTCATTTCCTTGGATGCGGATACCCTCGTCCGCCCTGATTATCTTTCGGCGTTGATCCGCCATTTCCAGGATGCGAAAGTATCCGGCGCGGTGATTCCTTTCTGCCATCAGCCTGGCTCAACCCCGGCAGAAGATCGGGCCATCAAACGGTATGAACTTTTTCTCCGGGCCTACGTACTGGGACTTTCCCGTGCCGGTTCCCCTTATGCCTTTCATACCGTGGGGAGTGCCATGGCCTGCTCGGCGCAGGCTTACGTCCGGATGGGCGGGATGAATGTGCGCGCCGCCGGAGAAGATTTTTATTTTCTGCAGCAGTTAGCCAAGACTGGAGGAATCAGTAAGGTCAAAGGAACGGTTGTTTACCCTTCGCCCAGGGCTTCCTATCGCGTTCCATTCGGAACCGGGCGCAGCATCACCAGATTGCTTGCAGGGGAAAACGAAGCAGTCATGTTTTATCAAACCGCTTGCTTTCAAATCCTTGAGGAATGGCTAGCCCTAATTGCCCGGAATCTGGATGCTCCCGGCGAAGAAATCCGGGTAAAGGCGGAACGAATCTCCAAAGATTTGGGAGCTTATCTGGATAGCATCCGCTTCCCGGCAGTATGGCAAAAATTGCAGAAAAACTTTCGTGACCGGGCAACCTTATTGACCGGGTTTCACTCATGGTTTGACGGCCTGAAAACCATGAAGCTGGTGCACCATTTATCCGCCGGCCCCCTGCCCCGCTGTGAACCTGATGAAACGCTCCCCGAACTTTTCCAGTGGGCCGGGCTGGAACCTGTCACGGGGATTGCCGATCAAATTGCGTTACTAAGGAAGATTCAGATAGGAGAAGACTATAATTTCAATTGCAGAAGGTAG